Proteins encoded in a region of the Strix uralensis isolate ZFMK-TIS-50842 chromosome Z, bStrUra1, whole genome shotgun sequence genome:
- the RFK gene encoding riboflavin kinase — translation MRHLPYFCRGEVVKGFGRGSKELGIPTANFSEQVVESFPSDISTGIYYGWACVGNGDVHKMVLSIGWNPFYKNIKKSVETHIIHTFKEDFYGEILSIVIIGYIRPEKNFDSLEALISAIQEDIEEANRQLDLPEHLKLKDDNFFHLPEGKIVNSH, via the exons ATGAGGCACTTGCCCTACTTCTGCCGCGGGGAGGTGGTGAAGGGCTTTGGCAGGGGCTCCAAGGAGCTGGGCATCCCCACCG CTAACTTTTCTGAGCAAGTAGTTGAAAGCTTTCCGTCTGATATCTCTACTGGTATATACTATGGATGGGCCTGTGTTGGAAATGGAGATGTGCATAAAATGGTTTTGAGCATAGGATGGAATCCTTTCTATAAGAATATTAAGAAATCAGTG GAAACGCACATTATCCACACCTTCAAAGAAGACTTTTATGGAGAAATTCTTAGTATAGTCATAATTGGATATATTCGACCGGAAAAAAACTTTGATTCCTTGG AGGCGCTCATTTCAGCAATTCAGGAAGACATTGAAGAAGCAAACAGGCAGCTAGATTTACCAGAACATCTTAAACTCAAAGATGACAACTTCTTTCATCTGCCAGAAGGCAAAATAGTGAACAGTCACTGA